One stretch of Deinobacterium chartae DNA includes these proteins:
- a CDS encoding L-threonylcarbamoyladenylate synthase codes for MKIDLERALEVLSGGGVVAVPTETVWGLVCDPFNERAVRRLFDFKHRPANRPLQFLCHDADRAARLCDLEDPVRARDFGRLSRFWPGPLTVLMPAAPDVPAWMAPGGKVGVRVPLGEPVQGLLARVGGVLAASSLNRSGEPAAFSLEQALAHPELYDGLLEGQPGFGQASTVFDYPTRQVLRQGGVSLADLEGALSGER; via the coding sequence ATGAAAATCGATCTTGAACGTGCCCTCGAGGTGCTGAGCGGTGGAGGAGTGGTCGCAGTCCCGACCGAGACGGTCTGGGGGCTGGTATGCGACCCCTTCAACGAACGGGCGGTGCGCCGCCTGTTCGACTTCAAGCACCGTCCCGCGAACCGTCCGTTGCAGTTCCTGTGCCACGACGCCGACCGGGCCGCCCGGCTGTGCGACCTCGAGGATCCGGTGCGTGCCCGGGACTTCGGGCGGCTGTCTCGTTTCTGGCCCGGTCCGCTTACGGTCCTGATGCCGGCCGCACCCGACGTACCCGCCTGGATGGCTCCGGGCGGCAAGGTGGGGGTGCGCGTTCCGCTGGGCGAGCCGGTGCAGGGTCTGCTGGCCCGTGTGGGCGGCGTGCTGGCGGCCAGCAGCCTGAACCGCTCCGGTGAACCGGCGGCGTTCTCGCTGGAGCAGGCCCTGGCGCACCCGGAACTGTACGACGGCCTGCTCGAGGGGCAGCCCGGTTTCGGGCAGGCCAGCACGGTGTTCGATTACCCCACCCGCCAGGTGCTGCGGCAGGGCGGCGTGTCGCTCGCGGACCTCGAGGGGGCGCTGAGCGGTGAACGATGA
- a CDS encoding helix-turn-helix domain-containing protein → MTLYIPNSRTHEAETQGRLLRRGDTLYYSGDHSPSLYRLESGLLRAIRLTPQGRNLTVRHITPGDIFGEEALHALARTHQVVALTDALVQPIYPQQLSGEALWEVARSFSVQLQRVMNDGVHIQDGELRERIARYLLNLSDSSLGGRHPDGSRFVRATHELIAEGTGATRESVSKLIGEMRDDGLLAPAYRCITLSNEPQLRRLAGL, encoded by the coding sequence ATGACGCTTTACATCCCGAACAGCCGTACCCACGAGGCCGAGACTCAGGGTCGCCTGCTGCGGCGTGGCGATACGCTCTACTACAGCGGTGACCACAGCCCCAGCCTGTACCGCCTCGAGAGCGGACTGCTTCGGGCCATCCGACTCACCCCGCAGGGCCGCAACCTGACCGTGCGTCACATCACCCCCGGTGACATCTTCGGCGAAGAAGCGCTGCACGCGCTGGCACGCACCCATCAGGTGGTGGCCCTCACCGACGCGCTGGTGCAGCCGATCTACCCGCAGCAGCTCAGCGGGGAGGCGCTGTGGGAGGTTGCCCGCTCGTTCAGTGTCCAGCTGCAGCGGGTCATGAACGACGGCGTGCACATCCAAGACGGGGAACTGCGCGAACGCATCGCCCGTTACCTGCTGAACCTCTCCGACTCCTCGCTGGGCGGACGCCACCCGGACGGCAGCCGGTTCGTGCGCGCCACCCACGAACTGATCGCCGAAGGCACCGGAGCCACCCGTGAGTCGGTCAGCAAGCTGATCGGCGAAATGCGCGACGACGGCCTGCTGGCCCCGGCCTACCGCTGCATCACCTTGTCCAACGAGCCGCAGCTGCGCCGGCTTGCCGGGCTGTAG
- a CDS encoding [LysW]-lysine hydrolase gives MSARDLIRRAVAVPSVSGQEAEVSRLLVDWMNAHDFRARTDAVGNAVGVRGNGPRTVVLLGHIDTVPGEVPVREEGSLLYGRGSVDAKGSFCCFVAAVARLPQAALEAARFVCIGAVEEEVPSSRGARHAVTEHAPDLVLIGEPSGWDAITLGYKGRLVVKVTVRKDNFHSAGEGSSAGDDLLEYAVRARRWAASWGESRGLEGAFSTVQLTVQDLGSVQDGLEQRAYATLGLRLPPGLDPHAAEHELRALGIDLEALSLEFTGHEVAYRGEKDNALTRALRVAIREAGGTPRFKLKTGTSDMNVVAPHWPVPMVAYGPGDSALDHTPIEHLDLEEFERSVNILSRALERIAVS, from the coding sequence GTGTCCGCACGCGACCTGATCCGCCGCGCGGTGGCCGTGCCCAGCGTTTCAGGGCAGGAGGCCGAAGTCAGCCGCCTGCTGGTGGACTGGATGAATGCCCACGACTTCCGCGCCCGAACCGATGCGGTCGGCAACGCGGTGGGGGTGCGCGGCAACGGGCCGCGCACGGTGGTGCTGTTGGGCCACATCGACACGGTGCCCGGCGAGGTTCCGGTGCGCGAGGAAGGCAGCTTGCTGTACGGACGGGGCAGCGTGGACGCCAAAGGCTCGTTCTGCTGTTTCGTGGCCGCAGTCGCCCGGCTGCCCCAGGCAGCGCTCGAGGCGGCCCGCTTCGTGTGCATCGGTGCGGTCGAGGAGGAAGTTCCCTCGAGCAGGGGGGCCCGGCACGCCGTGACCGAGCACGCACCCGACCTGGTCCTGATCGGCGAGCCCAGCGGCTGGGACGCCATCACCCTCGGCTACAAGGGACGGTTGGTGGTCAAGGTCACCGTGCGCAAGGACAACTTTCACAGCGCCGGGGAGGGCAGCAGCGCCGGAGATGACCTGCTCGAGTACGCCGTGCGGGCCCGCCGCTGGGCGGCAAGCTGGGGCGAGTCGCGCGGCCTCGAGGGCGCTTTCTCGACCGTTCAGCTGACCGTGCAGGACCTGGGAAGCGTTCAAGACGGCCTGGAGCAGCGCGCGTACGCCACTTTGGGCCTGCGGCTTCCGCCCGGCTTGGACCCGCACGCGGCCGAACACGAACTGCGCGCGCTGGGCATCGACCTCGAGGCCCTCTCGCTGGAGTTCACCGGCCACGAGGTCGCCTACCGGGGCGAGAAGGACAACGCGCTCACCCGGGCGCTGCGGGTCGCTATCCGCGAAGCGGGCGGCACCCCACGCTTCAAGCTCAAGACCGGCACCTCGGACATGAACGTGGTCGCCCCGCACTGGCCAGTACCAATGGTCGCCTACGGCCCGGGCGACTCCGCCCTTGACCATACGCCCATCGAGCACCTTGACCTCGAGGAATTTGAACGTTCCGTTAACATTCTCAGCCGTGCCCTGGAGAGAATCGCCGTGTCATGA
- a CDS encoding histone deacetylase family protein, with protein sequence MRVAYSPAYYSFPLPEGHRFPLYKYAGVLEALRPLEDAGQLELRDAAALPWELAEQVHDPAYLRRWRFGDLERSEVREFGLPWSPQVVERARIAAGGTLQASEEALRSGWGINLAGGTHHAFRAHAEGFSLINDVVVCVQQLLDQGRVRRILVLDLDVHQGNGTAKLLEDEPRAFTLSVHGERNYPFRKMRSDLDLGLPDGVTDAEYLAVLRGPVARALEDFRPELLFYLAGSDVLAGDRFGRFALTLEGLAARDAWVFGWCAAAGVPLVSTMAGGYNRDPQVTVRAHAQTVEVGLRSFD encoded by the coding sequence ATGCGCGTTGCCTATTCGCCTGCCTACTACAGCTTCCCGCTGCCCGAAGGCCACCGTTTTCCGCTGTACAAGTACGCAGGCGTCCTCGAGGCCCTGCGCCCCCTCGAGGACGCCGGACAGCTCGAGCTGCGCGACGCTGCGGCACTCCCCTGGGAGCTGGCCGAGCAGGTGCACGACCCCGCCTATCTGCGGCGCTGGCGCTTTGGGGACCTCGAGCGCAGCGAGGTGCGCGAATTCGGTCTGCCCTGGAGCCCGCAGGTGGTGGAGCGTGCCCGCATCGCAGCGGGCGGAACGCTACAGGCGAGCGAGGAGGCGCTGCGCAGCGGCTGGGGAATCAATCTGGCGGGCGGCACGCACCACGCCTTTCGCGCGCACGCCGAGGGTTTCAGCCTGATCAACGACGTGGTGGTGTGCGTGCAGCAGCTCCTGGATCAGGGCCGGGTGCGACGCATCTTGGTGCTGGACCTCGACGTGCATCAGGGAAACGGCACCGCCAAACTCCTCGAGGACGAGCCGCGCGCTTTTACGCTTTCGGTGCACGGCGAGCGCAACTACCCGTTCCGTAAGATGCGCAGCGACTTGGACCTGGGCCTGCCCGACGGGGTGACCGACGCCGAGTACCTCGCGGTGCTGCGCGGACCGGTGGCGCGGGCCCTCGAGGATTTCCGGCCCGAGCTGCTGTTTTATCTGGCCGGATCCGACGTGCTGGCCGGGGACCGCTTCGGGCGCTTTGCGCTGACCCTCGAGGGGCTGGCCGCGCGCGACGCCTGGGTGTTCGGCTGGTGCGCCGCAGCGGGGGTACCGCTGGTCAGCACCATGGCAGGTGGATACAACCGTGACCCGCAGGTGACCGTGCGCGCCCACGCGCAGACGGTGGAGGTGGGACTGCGCAGTTTTGACTGA
- a CDS encoding inositol monophosphatase family protein: protein MSETAFLETAVRAAKAAGALHLYYREQEFEVSSKTNFSDLVTFVDGEAERVIREVIGQAHPDHAVLGEEGGQDRESRFLWIVDPLDGTVNYAHGFPVSCVSIGLEVDGVRTVGVVFDPNRDELFTALRGGGAYLNGARIRVSKTAELLAPALLSTGFPYDVARDRRNLEKLERVLALGLPVRRPGAAALDLCYTACGRLDGYWEYGLKPWDAAAGLLILEEAGGRYSRLEGGEYAYGDALLCSNGHLHTALLEVLSA from the coding sequence GTGTCAGAAACCGCTTTCCTCGAGACCGCCGTCCGCGCAGCCAAGGCTGCTGGTGCCCTGCACCTCTACTACCGCGAACAGGAGTTCGAGGTGAGCTCCAAGACCAACTTCAGCGACCTCGTCACCTTCGTAGACGGCGAGGCCGAGCGGGTGATCCGCGAGGTGATCGGCCAAGCGCACCCGGATCACGCGGTGCTGGGCGAAGAAGGCGGTCAAGATCGCGAGAGCCGCTTTCTCTGGATCGTGGACCCGCTCGACGGCACCGTGAACTACGCCCACGGCTTTCCGGTGAGCTGCGTCTCGATCGGTCTCGAGGTGGACGGCGTGCGCACGGTCGGTGTGGTTTTTGACCCTAACCGCGACGAACTGTTCACTGCGCTGCGCGGCGGCGGCGCTTACCTCAACGGGGCGCGCATCCGGGTGTCCAAGACCGCCGAACTGCTGGCCCCGGCGCTGCTCTCCACCGGTTTTCCCTACGACGTCGCCCGCGACCGCCGCAACCTCGAGAAGCTCGAGCGCGTGCTGGCGCTGGGTTTGCCGGTGCGCCGTCCCGGTGCCGCCGCGCTGGACCTGTGCTACACCGCCTGCGGACGCCTTGACGGCTACTGGGAGTACGGCCTCAAGCCCTGGGACGCGGCGGCGGGCCTGCTCATCCTCGAGGAGGCCGGCGGCCGCTACAGCCGCCTCGAGGGCGGCGAGTACGCTTACGGCGATGCGCTGCTGTGCAGCAACGGTCACCTGCACACCGCGCTGCTCGAGGTGCTCTCGGCGTGA
- a CDS encoding type II secretion system F family protein, with protein sequence MPVFEYKARDRSGKLISSTIEAENIAQVRDGLRSRGMFIVDIKPPKTGLQQDIKIPGLGGDGKPGLKTVAIFSRQMATMLNSGVPLVQSLAIMQRQSDHKGMQKIIHAMRTDVEAGQPFSEAIAKHPKVFSRLYLNLVRAGEVSGTLDSVLDRISNFLEKDLALRGKIKSAMTYPVIVLVFALGITYFLMTTIVPQFANILTQLGAELPLLTRGLMTVSDFLQHQTIFIALIVAALVFAYRAYYRTPKGRRVVDAIKLKIPVFGTLLQRTAIASFARTFGLLLSSGVNIVESLEITRGTANNAVVEDTLNNSKTAVMGGDLMSNTLASSNIFPPMVVSMIAIGEETGALDAMLGKIADFYDREVEEAVDSLTAAIEPLMIVFLGAIVGLIVAGMFLPMFSVIGQLSQ encoded by the coding sequence ATGCCCGTCTTTGAATACAAAGCCCGAGATCGCAGCGGCAAGCTGATCAGCTCGACCATCGAGGCCGAGAACATTGCACAGGTGCGTGACGGTCTACGCAGCCGCGGGATGTTCATCGTAGACATCAAGCCGCCCAAGACCGGCTTGCAGCAAGATATCAAAATCCCGGGACTCGGGGGGGACGGGAAGCCCGGCCTCAAGACCGTGGCCATTTTCTCGCGGCAGATGGCGACCATGCTCAACTCGGGCGTCCCGCTGGTGCAGTCGCTGGCCATCATGCAGCGCCAGTCCGACCACAAGGGCATGCAGAAAATCATCCATGCCATGCGCACCGATGTCGAGGCGGGCCAGCCGTTCTCGGAAGCCATCGCCAAGCACCCCAAGGTGTTCTCGCGCCTGTACCTGAACCTGGTGCGCGCCGGTGAGGTTTCCGGCACGCTGGACTCGGTGCTCGACCGCATCAGCAACTTCCTCGAAAAAGACCTGGCACTCCGCGGCAAGATCAAGAGCGCCATGACCTACCCGGTGATCGTGCTGGTCTTTGCGCTCGGCATCACCTACTTCCTGATGACCACCATCGTGCCGCAGTTCGCCAACATCTTGACCCAGCTCGGCGCCGAACTGCCCCTGCTGACCCGAGGACTGATGACGGTCTCGGACTTCCTGCAGCACCAGACCATCTTTATCGCCCTGATCGTCGCTGCGCTGGTATTTGCCTACCGCGCCTATTACCGCACGCCCAAGGGACGGCGGGTCGTCGACGCGATCAAGCTCAAGATTCCGGTGTTCGGCACGCTCCTCCAGCGCACGGCCATCGCCAGCTTTGCCCGCACCTTCGGCCTGCTGCTGTCCAGCGGCGTCAACATCGTCGAAAGCCTCGAGATCACCCGGGGCACCGCCAACAACGCCGTCGTGGAAGACACCCTGAACAACTCGAAAACTGCCGTGATGGGCGGTGATCTGATGTCCAACACGCTGGCGTCCTCGAACATCTTTCCTCCGATGGTCGTCTCGATGATCGCCATCGGCGAGGAAACCGGCGCTCTCGACGCGATGCTGGGCAAGATCGCCGACTTCTACGACCGCGAGGTCGAAGAGGCCGTAGACAGTCTGACGGCTGCGATCGAACCGCTCATGATCGTCTTCCTGGGCGCTATCGTCGGACTGATCGTCGCAGGTATGTTCCTGCCGATGTTCTCGGTCATCGGCCAGCTCAGCCAGTAA
- a CDS encoding DHH family phosphoesterase — MSQSLFQTPETDYAGKLAAIAAKLRGHDGFIAIVSHVEADGDALGSCLGLQRALTALGKDARTFMNVPRYLRFLPREGEVLAPVSRIGELPENTLLVVLDVDNNDHVRVEGAPTADFDGFVINVDHHGTNRRQASLSLVEPAKAAAALMIKELVDALEVSWTAGIAHPVLTGIITDTGSFKFSNTTPEVLRTAAKLVEYGADLAGINDNLAQQPRNYYPLLGSVLRTVEYGMNDLVVSAHVNEAMLQEVGAGWEEVESFVSVIRSAEGTELAALFKDFGDHVKLSLRSRGRVSAQNIAVACGGGGHVAAAGATMHMPYAEARARFEEQARLELKRVGLL, encoded by the coding sequence ATGTCCCAGTCCCTGTTTCAGACTCCCGAAACCGACTACGCCGGCAAGCTGGCGGCCATCGCGGCAAAACTGCGCGGTCATGACGGCTTTATCGCCATCGTTTCCCACGTCGAGGCGGACGGTGACGCGCTGGGCTCCTGCCTGGGGCTGCAACGTGCCCTGACGGCCCTGGGCAAGGACGCGCGCACCTTCATGAACGTTCCCCGCTACCTGCGCTTTTTGCCGCGCGAGGGCGAAGTGCTCGCTCCGGTCAGCCGAATCGGTGAGTTGCCCGAGAACACGCTGCTGGTGGTACTGGACGTGGATAACAACGATCACGTCCGGGTCGAGGGTGCGCCTACCGCCGACTTTGACGGCTTTGTGATCAACGTGGACCACCATGGCACCAACCGCCGTCAGGCGAGCCTGAGCCTGGTCGAGCCGGCCAAGGCGGCGGCGGCTTTGATGATCAAGGAGCTGGTAGACGCCCTCGAGGTGAGCTGGACGGCCGGGATTGCCCACCCGGTGCTGACCGGGATCATCACCGACACCGGTTCGTTCAAGTTCTCGAACACCACCCCCGAGGTGCTGCGCACCGCCGCCAAACTGGTCGAGTACGGCGCGGACCTGGCCGGCATCAACGACAACCTGGCGCAGCAGCCGCGCAACTACTACCCGCTGCTGGGCAGCGTGCTGCGCACGGTCGAGTACGGCATGAACGACCTGGTGGTGAGTGCACACGTCAACGAGGCGATGCTGCAGGAAGTCGGAGCGGGCTGGGAAGAGGTCGAGTCCTTCGTGTCGGTGATCCGTTCGGCCGAGGGGACCGAACTGGCCGCGCTGTTCAAGGACTTCGGCGATCACGTGAAGCTGTCGCTGCGCTCGCGCGGTCGGGTGTCGGCCCAGAACATCGCGGTGGCCTGCGGCGGCGGCGGTCACGTGGCAGCGGCCGGGGCGACCATGCACATGCCTTACGCCGAGGCGCGGGCCCGCTTCGAGGAGCAGGCCCGCCTCGAGCTCAAGCGGGTCGGGCTGCTCTAA
- a CDS encoding HAD-IA family hydrolase, producing the protein MRAITFDWGGVFTLGTFDGRATARVAERYGLDLEQVRVSYFRHIHRLEVGEWSLPQFWEVFAAEIGAQAPYAEFEELYLGSVLENPAMYDFLPTISPEYRVGLLSNNYPVVSDHLKKDPRWARFDAMVFSNEIGHKKPAPEAFLALAELLGVEPAQAVFVDDVQENLDAASQLGFATILYTTHERFLEDLAAWEHSSSSAAPQEEAGQHAVRLLQGYLWHPKEAGFELAQYLPAELEGAHLLWDEVRPPFAFFENGELTAGQTFYQFTVVDLWDRKPSNDESHARAEAVSRALEPLLEATPPGVGWQLMEDLRFL; encoded by the coding sequence ATGAGAGCGATCACGTTTGACTGGGGGGGCGTTTTCACCCTCGGAACCTTTGATGGCCGCGCCACCGCGCGCGTGGCCGAGCGCTACGGACTCGACCTCGAGCAGGTACGGGTCTCGTACTTTCGCCACATTCACCGCCTCGAGGTGGGCGAGTGGAGCCTGCCGCAGTTCTGGGAGGTCTTCGCGGCCGAGATCGGGGCGCAGGCCCCCTACGCCGAGTTTGAGGAACTGTACCTGGGTTCGGTGCTGGAAAACCCGGCGATGTACGACTTCCTGCCCACCATTTCGCCCGAGTACCGGGTGGGGTTGCTGAGCAACAACTACCCGGTGGTCTCGGACCACCTCAAGAAAGATCCGCGCTGGGCACGCTTTGACGCCATGGTGTTCTCGAACGAGATCGGCCACAAGAAGCCGGCACCGGAGGCCTTCTTGGCCCTGGCCGAACTGCTCGGCGTCGAACCTGCCCAGGCCGTGTTCGTGGACGACGTACAAGAAAACCTCGACGCGGCGAGCCAGCTCGGTTTTGCCACCATTCTCTACACCACCCACGAGCGCTTCCTCGAGGATCTCGCGGCCTGGGAGCACTCCTCGTCTTCCGCCGCGCCCCAGGAGGAAGCCGGGCAGCACGCGGTGCGGCTGTTGCAGGGCTACCTGTGGCACCCCAAGGAAGCCGGTTTCGAGCTCGCGCAGTACCTGCCCGCCGAACTCGAGGGGGCGCACCTGCTGTGGGACGAGGTAAGGCCGCCTTTCGCCTTCTTCGAGAACGGCGAGCTGACCGCAGGTCAGACCTTTTACCAGTTCACGGTGGTGGATCTGTGGGACCGCAAACCCAGCAACGACGAGAGCCACGCCCGCGCCGAAGCGGTGAGCCGTGCCCTCGAGCCGCTGCTCGAGGCAACTCCGCCCGGGGTGGGCTGGCAGCTGATGGAGGATCTGCGCTTCTTGTAA
- a CDS encoding SLC13 family permease, translating into MTLAIALVLVLLVVAIILFATELLPMDVTALLILSALLFLGLLEPKEAFAAFGNETILTIGGLFVLTRALLRTGVIERLGGLLQRRAGKNPNLLVRLLLSVIAGVSAFMSNTATAAVFLPLVLGLSRRSGIAPSKILMPLSYASILGGTITVIGTSTNLVVSGVLPRYNQPSLGFFELAWVGVPLVIIGLLYLLFVAPRLLPDRSEPGSMEATLRDYLADLTLDPGSVLEGKTLREAGLGRDYGLWVASVRRDGRLRRGPGPDFVLQAGDTLLAEGNPASLVRAKNELGVHSKTERQLIEELNPAEENDMKLVEVVVMPNSPLLGRTLRDSRFRERYGLSVLGLHRRQRLLAEPLSRTRIQVGDVLLILGPQAQIDALESHLAVMGDVSEQQRDTRRAPIALSVFGVAILLGALGVVPLAVAVVGAVAILFATRVISSEEGYRNIEWSVLMLIASMVAFGTAFESTGAAKLVAGWISEVAAPLGPYGLLAAFSVLTIVLTQPMSNQAAALVVLPIALGVAQQLDLNPRTFAIAITVAASNSFISPLEPASMLVFGPGRYRFTDFIRVGSILTALTLTVSLILIPIIWPFEG; encoded by the coding sequence ATGACCCTTGCCATCGCGCTCGTGCTGGTCTTACTGGTTGTTGCCATCATCCTTTTCGCCACCGAGCTGCTGCCGATGGACGTCACGGCGTTACTGATCCTCTCGGCGCTGCTGTTTCTGGGCCTGCTCGAACCGAAAGAGGCCTTTGCCGCTTTCGGAAACGAAACCATCTTGACCATCGGGGGTCTGTTCGTACTGACCCGCGCGCTGCTGCGCACCGGGGTGATCGAGCGGCTGGGCGGCCTGTTGCAGCGCCGCGCCGGAAAAAACCCGAACCTGCTCGTGCGCCTGCTGCTGAGCGTGATCGCGGGCGTATCGGCTTTTATGAGCAACACCGCCACCGCGGCGGTGTTCTTGCCGCTGGTGCTGGGCCTGTCGCGCCGCAGCGGCATCGCTCCCTCCAAGATCCTGATGCCGCTGTCGTACGCCTCGATTCTGGGCGGCACCATCACCGTAATCGGAACCTCCACCAACCTGGTGGTTTCGGGCGTGCTTCCGCGCTACAACCAGCCCTCGCTGGGATTTTTCGAGCTGGCCTGGGTCGGAGTGCCGCTGGTGATCATCGGCCTGCTGTACCTGCTGTTTGTGGCTCCCCGACTGCTGCCCGACCGCAGCGAGCCTGGCAGCATGGAGGCCACGCTGCGCGACTACCTCGCGGACCTTACGCTCGATCCGGGCTCGGTGCTCGAGGGCAAAACGCTGCGGGAGGCGGGGCTGGGGCGCGACTACGGCCTGTGGGTGGCATCGGTGCGCCGCGATGGAAGGCTGCGGCGCGGTCCTGGTCCTGACTTTGTGCTGCAGGCCGGAGATACCCTGCTGGCCGAGGGCAACCCGGCCAGCCTGGTGCGGGCCAAGAACGAGCTGGGGGTTCACAGCAAGACCGAACGCCAGCTGATCGAGGAACTCAATCCGGCCGAGGAGAACGACATGAAGCTGGTCGAGGTGGTGGTGATGCCCAACTCGCCGCTGCTTGGCCGCACCCTGCGCGACTCGCGTTTCCGGGAGCGCTACGGCCTGTCGGTGCTGGGGTTGCACCGCCGCCAGCGTCTGCTGGCCGAACCGCTGTCGCGCACCCGCATCCAGGTGGGCGACGTGCTGCTGATTCTGGGGCCCCAGGCACAGATCGACGCGCTCGAGAGTCACCTGGCGGTGATGGGGGACGTGAGCGAGCAGCAGCGCGACACCCGCCGCGCACCCATTGCCCTGTCGGTCTTTGGCGTGGCCATCTTGCTGGGCGCTCTCGGCGTGGTCCCGCTGGCCGTAGCGGTGGTCGGTGCCGTCGCCATCTTGTTTGCCACCCGGGTCATCTCTTCCGAGGAGGGTTACCGCAACATCGAGTGGTCGGTCCTGATGCTGATCGCCTCGATGGTGGCCTTCGGAACGGCGTTCGAGTCTACCGGGGCGGCCAAGCTGGTGGCCGGCTGGATCTCCGAAGTGGCAGCTCCTCTGGGGCCCTACGGTCTGCTGGCCGCCTTCTCGGTCCTGACCATCGTGCTCACCCAGCCGATGTCCAACCAAGCGGCGGCGCTGGTGGTCTTACCCATCGCGCTCGGCGTGGCGCAGCAGCTCGACCTGAACCCGCGCACCTTCGCGATCGCCATCACCGTAGCAGCCAGCAACTCGTTCATCTCGCCGCTCGAACCCGCCTCGATGCTGGTGTTCGGCCCGGGACGTTATCGCTTTACCGACTTCATTCGGGTCGGTTCGATCCTGACCGCCCTGACCCTGACCGTTTCCCTGATCCTGATCCCGATCATCTGGCCTTTTGAGGGCTAA
- a CDS encoding glycerophosphodiester phosphodiesterase: MLLLGHRGTPLTHTENTLPGFQAALEAGLGGVELDVQPTRDGRFVVMHDAHLPDGRLIQALTQQEIQRESPEVPTLEAVLEWLTPRLEVTVNVELKNDHGANDGRERRLVEVLNRFPVRERIVISCFHPLSLLRLRAADPSYRLGYLYAEGAGPALLHRIVPLMPLYSLNPHHSLVSYDMVRRAHARGLKVMPWTVNDPQVASRLARWGVDGLIGDRPEVLLEAARAAKTGVDV; encoded by the coding sequence ATGTTGCTGCTAGGCCACCGTGGTACGCCGCTTACCCATACCGAAAACACCCTGCCGGGTTTTCAGGCCGCCCTCGAGGCGGGCCTGGGCGGCGTAGAACTCGACGTTCAGCCCACCCGTGACGGTCGCTTTGTCGTGATGCACGACGCGCACCTGCCCGACGGGCGCTTGATCCAGGCCCTCACCCAGCAGGAGATCCAGCGAGAATCTCCCGAGGTGCCGACCCTTGAGGCGGTGCTGGAGTGGCTGACCCCGCGCCTCGAGGTGACCGTGAACGTCGAACTCAAGAACGACCACGGCGCCAACGACGGGCGCGAGCGACGCCTGGTCGAGGTTCTCAACCGCTTCCCGGTGCGCGAGCGCATCGTGATCTCGTGCTTTCATCCGCTGAGCCTGCTGCGTCTGCGGGCCGCCGATCCCAGCTACCGCCTGGGCTACCTGTACGCCGAGGGGGCCGGTCCGGCCCTGCTGCACCGGATCGTTCCGCTGATGCCGCTGTATAGCCTGAACCCGCACCACAGTCTGGTCTCCTACGACATGGTGCGGCGCGCGCACGCCCGGGGCCTGAAGGTGATGCCCTGGACGGTCAACGATCCGCAGGTCGCCTCGAGGCTGGCGCGCTGGGGGGTGGACGGCCTGATCGGTGACCGGCCCGAGGTGCTGCTCGAGGCGGCGCGCGCCGCAAAAACCGGGGTGGACGTATGA